A part of Rhopalosiphum maidis isolate BTI-1 chromosome 3, ASM367621v3, whole genome shotgun sequence genomic DNA contains:
- the LOC113558364 gene encoding uncharacterized protein LOC113558364 produces MSELNYAISSRKSTASGLDNISPVMLKHLPTIALESLLALMNNILSTQQIPPSWCSYKVIPIAKQNSNTSFRPIALSSALCKIFEHMLKSRLDWWLENNSILPDNLFSFRKGRGTTECLSSFTGNIYHSLNNKEFFVATSIDIRGAFDSVNIGTLISYLKSLNVPQQFNNILIALFNKRNLIFSSPFGSYNSRSTFTGLPQGWVISVLYTPTIWSFLPPISLLDLAITLQNQILNDLKVILDKISFVVAPEKCKSIIFTRRRYLDAQNIYFDNNIIPYVPNITYLGIILDAKLRWKPQITSLSATVSRWSNFLRSVTNTWWGSHPSSLLMIYRTLIRSKLDYGCFLYVSASCSNLNKINKLQISCHRNIMGYLRSTPCSVIEVESDSAPFNIRCRWLASKFLLKQLAHSNNHIFDMYYSLFLTWRYVPKSLPILSLTANSLSNFHQYILNSTKLPLYEQSYESLLFSPLVQTENNFSSLSSNDLQAMPVPMINKIFTDFLNTNFSNHIIVYTDGSVSPLSASFSFYIPELHISFTNNLPPSSSSFTAECYAIIEALILISKLAPNNYLIASDSLSCLLALKSNPFNSLPSPLALRIKHVTLTLHQSNYSIQFLWIPSHIGIYGNEVADNLAKSTSSLICPSLTQLPHTDFTPTIRHHIKHLWSSQWSNFPEKFAARYKHIVPIIPQKIWFNNLHLSRATIVQFNRQRSGHTTLPAHAYKLDLNDSPFCTLHITEMPCDLSHILFECPSLYPKRTTLFNSLKPLNISPNLYSILNSNSETVINLIITFILEAGFRI; encoded by the exons ATGTCCGAATTAAATTACGCTATTTCATCACGTAAATCCACCGCATCCGGTCTCGACAACATCTCACCGGTTATGTTAAAACACCTCCCTACTATTGCATTAGAATCTCTCCTTgccttaatgaataatattctttcAACCCAACAAATTCCGCCCTCATGGTGCTCCTACAAAGTCATACCAATTGCTAAACAAAATTCCAATACCTCTTTTCGTCCTATAGCACTCTCTTCCGCATTATGCAAGATATTTGAACATATGCTTAAATCTAGGTTAGACTGGTGGTTGGAAAACAATTCAATCCTACCTGATAATCTTTTTTCCTTCAGGAAAGGAAGGGGTACAACCGAGTGCCTCTCATCTTTCACAGGAAACATATACCACTCCCTTAATAACAAAGAGTTCTTTGTAGCTACCTCCATTGACATACGTGGTGCTTTTGATTCAGTCAACATTGGTACTCTAATTTCATATCTCAAATCATTAAACGTTCCTcaacaattcaataatatactgatcgctttgtttaataaaagaaacCTCATTTTCTCCTCGCCTTTTGGTTCATACAATTCTCGTTCCACTTTCACTGGACTACCACAGG GCTGGGTCATAAGTGTCTTATATACGCCGACGATATGGTCATTTTTACCTCCAATAAGTCTATTGGATCTTGCTATTACTCTTCAAAATCAAATTCTTAACGACCTAAAAGTTATTCTGGATAAGATATCATTCGTAGTCGCCCCAGAGAAATGTAAATCCATCATTTTCACCCGACGTAGATATCTAGATgcccaaaatatatatttcgataataatattatccccTATGTTCCCAATATCACTTATCTAGGTATCATCTTAGACGCCAAACTACGTTGGAAACCACAAATTACTTCTCTCTCAGCTACTGTTTCCCGATGGTCCAACTTCCTCAGGTCGGTAACTAATACCTGGTGGGGTTCCCACCCTTCTAGTTTATTAATGATCTATCGTACCCTCATACGGTCCAAACTAGATTATGGTTGTTTTCTTTACGTCTCAGCATCTTGctcaaatttaaacaaaataaataaactccaAATCTCCTGTCACAGAAATATCATGGGTTACCTAAGATCAACCCCCTGCTCAGTTATCGAAGTAGAATCAGACAGTGCTCCCTTTAACATCAGATGCCGATGGCTAGCCagtaaatttcttttaaagcAACTTGCTCACtccaataatcatatttttgacaTGTATTACTCACTATTCCTCACTTGGCGATACGTTCCGAAGTCATTACCAATTCTCTCATTAACAGCTAACTCTCTTTCAAATTTTCATCAATACATTCTAAACTCCACCAAACTCCCTCTTTATGAACAATCATATGAATCTCTACTTTTTTCTCCACTTGTTcaaactgaaaataatttctcCTCCCTATCGTCCAACGATCTACAAGCCATGCCTGTACCtatgataaacaaaatattcacaGATTTCCTCAATACCAACTTTAGTAatcatataatagtatatacagaTGGATCTGTCTCACCCCTCTCAGcaagtttttcattttatattcctGAACTACATATCTcttttacaaacaatttacCCCCTTCTTCGTCTTCCTTCACCGCAGAATGTTATGCCATCATAGAAGCTCTAATTCTTATATCAAAGTTGGCtcctaataattatctaatagcTTCCGACTCCTTGTCCTGTCTACTAGCTCTCAAATCCAACCCCTTCAATTCCCTTCCTTCCCCTCTAGCTCTCCGTATAAAACATGTTACTCTCACACTTCACCAGTCTAATTATTCCATTCAATTCCTGTGGATCCCTAGTCACATAGGAATTTATGGAAATGAAGTAGCCGATAATCTAGCCAAATCTACGTCTTCTTTAATTTGTCCTTCTCTTACCCAACTCCCTCATACAGACTTTACGCCTACTATACGTCATCACATTAAGCACCTTTGGTCCTCCCAATGGTCAAATTTCCCAGAAAAATTTGCCGCtagatataaacatatagttcCCATTATTCCACAAAAAATCTGGTTCAACAACCTCCATTTATCTAGAGCAACTATCGTCCAATTTAACCGCCAACGCTCAGGTCACACAACCCTGCCTGCTCATGCCTACAAACTTGACCTAAATGATTCCCCATTCTGCACCTTACACATAACAGAAATGCCCTGTGATCTTTCTCACATCCTTTTCGAATGTCCTTCTCTATACCCAAAACGCACTACTTTGTTTAATTCCTTAAAACCCCTTAATATCTCCCCTAATCTATATTCTATTCTCAATTCTAATTCTGAAActgtcattaatttaataataaccttTATTCTGGAGGCTGgctttagaatttaa